A single genomic interval of Mycobacterium sp. DL592 harbors:
- a CDS encoding LLM class F420-dependent oxidoreductase, which produces MRISAKLAPTFTYPELEQFWRAADDLGFEAVWNYDHFYGLVEDTKPTHEGWTTLAAMAVVTRQARIGCMVTGVTYRNPAILAKMAVTVDHISGGRLDFGIGAGWHEAEHRGYGIDFPGPGTRVAMLDEALTVIRRLWTEESVTFEGRFYTLQDAICEPKPLQRPHPPIVVGGSQPKMLRVIARHADEWNMPSHSGPQEWGEASSRLTEACAEVGRDPAAVTRSVQLFLHPREPEQVDGQLDLLSQYADLGCQHAVLSFYQPPSAELLQRCAALR; this is translated from the coding sequence ATGCGAATTTCAGCCAAGCTCGCACCCACGTTCACCTATCCCGAACTCGAACAGTTCTGGCGTGCCGCCGATGATCTCGGCTTCGAAGCGGTGTGGAACTACGACCACTTCTACGGTCTGGTCGAGGACACCAAACCGACGCATGAGGGGTGGACGACGCTGGCTGCGATGGCCGTGGTGACCCGCCAGGCCAGAATCGGCTGCATGGTGACCGGGGTGACCTACCGCAACCCGGCCATCCTGGCCAAGATGGCGGTCACCGTCGACCACATCAGCGGCGGCAGGCTGGACTTCGGCATCGGAGCGGGCTGGCACGAAGCCGAGCATCGCGGCTACGGCATCGACTTTCCCGGCCCCGGAACGCGTGTCGCGATGCTCGACGAGGCGCTGACCGTCATCCGGCGGCTGTGGACAGAAGAGTCGGTCACCTTCGAGGGCCGGTTCTACACCCTGCAGGACGCGATCTGTGAACCCAAACCGCTTCAGCGGCCGCATCCGCCGATCGTCGTCGGAGGGTCACAACCCAAGATGTTGCGCGTCATCGCCCGCCATGCCGACGAGTGGAACATGCCCAGTCATTCCGGCCCGCAGGAGTGGGGTGAGGCCAGCAGCCGGCTGACCGAGGCGTGCGCGGAGGTCGGCCGCGACCCGGCGGCCGTCACCAGATCCGTGCAGTTGTTCCTGCACCCCCGCGAACCCGAGCAGGTCGACGGCCAGCTCGACCTGCTGTCGCAGTACGCGGATCTCGGCTGCCAGCATGCCGTGCTGTCGTTCTACCAGCCGCCATCGGCCGAGCTGCTGCAACGCTGTGCGGCGTTGCGCTGA
- the malQ gene encoding 4-alpha-glucanotransferase, which translates to MLSRPKPVPGDLRRLAAAHGVATSYRNERRETVQVDADVVIRVLGLLDVDAGTEAARRVELDMLAQHADAGALAPTIAVRADGRARSLPGAALVVAEDGEQTEVRDEFPAGMATGWYRLHTRDGQQSTVVVAPPQVPVAPATWGWMLQLYALRSSRSWGIGDWGDLREFIDWTATEHGAGAVLLNPLNAPGPTHPVQPSPYTPSSRRFANPLALRIEDLDSYRRAAPDNRAEVDAVRVSATTDRIDHDLVWSAKRAALEILWRDAGRPNPLERLPAGAGLTDWATYCALAERHGGRWTRWPVPLREAAGSAVAAVRRELVPRIAFHAWVQSQCAEQLGAVRDAARAAGMALGVLHDLPVGVDADGADAWALADVLATGVSVGAPPDNFTPPGQDWGLPPWRPDRLAATGYHALREMLRAILSHADGLRIDHVAGLWRLWWIPPGDSPDRGTYVHYDAEVMLAVLALEAHRAGAVIIGEDLGTVEPEVTEALAANGMLGSAVSWFVRDESAPDQPLLPSAKWPARAAASLSTHDLPTASGFLKGEHVRVRAELGLLDDVAAEQRSAASDRAEWIALLGAEGLLTSAESDDAAIVVAMHRFLASTPSRVKFISPYDVIGEPRQPNLPGTIDEYPNWRLPLPHTFEQLRTDPRVAVIAAAFRAHAHAAAPGEP; encoded by the coding sequence ATGCTTTCGCGCCCGAAACCGGTGCCCGGGGACCTGCGTCGGCTCGCCGCCGCCCACGGGGTCGCCACGTCCTACCGCAACGAACGACGCGAGACGGTGCAGGTCGACGCCGACGTGGTGATCCGGGTTTTGGGGTTGCTCGACGTCGATGCCGGTACCGAAGCCGCCCGGCGCGTTGAGTTGGACATGCTGGCGCAGCACGCCGACGCGGGGGCGCTGGCACCGACGATCGCGGTGCGCGCGGACGGGCGGGCGCGGTCGTTGCCCGGGGCCGCGTTGGTGGTCGCCGAGGACGGCGAGCAGACCGAGGTGCGCGACGAGTTTCCCGCCGGGATGGCGACGGGGTGGTATCGCCTGCATACCCGCGACGGGCAGCAGTCCACCGTGGTCGTGGCTCCCCCGCAGGTGCCGGTGGCCCCGGCGACCTGGGGGTGGATGCTCCAGCTCTATGCGCTGCGATCGTCGCGGTCATGGGGTATCGGCGACTGGGGCGACCTTCGTGAATTCATCGACTGGACCGCCACCGAGCACGGCGCCGGTGCTGTGTTGTTGAATCCCCTCAATGCGCCCGGCCCGACGCATCCGGTGCAGCCGTCCCCCTACACGCCGTCGAGCCGCCGATTCGCCAATCCGCTGGCGTTGCGCATCGAGGACCTCGACTCCTACCGGCGCGCCGCCCCGGACAACCGCGCGGAGGTCGACGCGGTGCGGGTGTCGGCGACCACCGACCGGATCGACCACGATCTGGTGTGGTCGGCCAAACGTGCTGCGCTGGAAATTCTTTGGCGTGACGCCGGCCGTCCCAACCCGCTGGAGCGCTTGCCGGCCGGTGCGGGACTGACCGATTGGGCCACCTACTGTGCGCTCGCCGAACGCCACGGCGGGCGGTGGACCCGCTGGCCGGTGCCGCTGCGTGAGGCAGCGGGTTCGGCGGTGGCGGCGGTCCGGCGAGAGTTGGTCCCGCGGATCGCCTTTCACGCCTGGGTGCAGTCGCAGTGCGCCGAGCAGCTCGGTGCCGTGCGCGACGCGGCGCGCGCCGCCGGCATGGCGCTGGGGGTGCTGCACGACCTGCCGGTCGGGGTCGACGCCGACGGCGCCGACGCATGGGCACTGGCCGACGTGCTGGCGACCGGGGTGAGTGTGGGGGCACCGCCGGACAACTTCACCCCGCCCGGGCAGGACTGGGGGCTGCCGCCGTGGCGGCCGGACCGGTTGGCCGCCACTGGCTACCACGCGCTGCGGGAGATGTTGCGCGCCATCCTGTCCCACGCCGACGGCTTGCGGATCGACCATGTGGCCGGGCTGTGGCGGCTGTGGTGGATTCCACCGGGCGACAGCCCAGATCGAGGCACCTACGTCCACTACGACGCCGAGGTGATGCTCGCGGTGCTGGCTCTGGAGGCACACCGCGCCGGTGCTGTCATCATCGGTGAGGATCTGGGCACTGTCGAGCCGGAGGTGACCGAGGCGCTCGCGGCCAACGGAATGCTGGGGTCGGCGGTCTCCTGGTTCGTGCGCGACGAGTCCGCTCCGGATCAGCCGTTGTTGCCGTCGGCGAAGTGGCCCGCACGGGCCGCGGCGAGTCTGTCCACCCACGATCTACCGACGGCGTCAGGGTTTTTGAAGGGTGAACACGTGCGTGTGCGGGCGGAGTTGGGACTGCTGGACGACGTTGCGGCCGAGCAACGGTCGGCGGCCAGCGATCGCGCGGAGTGGATCGCGCTGTTGGGCGCCGAGGGGCTGCTGACGTCTGCGGAGTCCGACGACGCCGCCATCGTGGTTGCGATGCACCGCTTTCTGGCCTCGACGCCGAGCCGGGTGAAGTTCATCTCGCCCTACGACGTCATCGGTGAACCACGTCAGCCCAACCTGCCCGGCACCATCGACGAGTACCCGAACTGGCGACTGCCGCTGCCGCACACCTTCGAGCAGCTGCGCACCGATCCCAGGGTCGCCGTCATCGCGGCGGCATTCCGGGCTCACGCGCACGCCGCTGCGCCAGGCGAGCCATGA